In a single window of the Azospirillum thiophilum genome:
- a CDS encoding ABC transporter ATP-binding protein, whose protein sequence is MIEVRNISKSYGDTLVVDDVSIALPAGGVISLIGANGAGKSTLLSIISRLLPMSAGTVTVEGMDVTTTPGDVLARRLSILRQDNQMTARLTVRDLIAFGRYPHSKGRLTVEDRGHIERVIRYLDLEAVAHRFLDELSGGQRQRAFIAMVLCQDTEYILLDEPLNNLDIKHAVAMMKLFRRTADEFRKTVILVLHDINFASCYSDRIVAMRDGRIAYEGPPEEIITPDVIRDLYGVEADIHEIDGRRMALYFR, encoded by the coding sequence ATGATCGAGGTCCGGAACATCAGCAAATCCTATGGCGACACCCTGGTCGTCGACGACGTCTCGATCGCCCTGCCGGCCGGCGGCGTGATCTCGCTGATCGGCGCGAACGGCGCCGGAAAATCGACGCTGCTGTCGATCATCAGCCGGCTGTTGCCGATGTCCGCCGGTACCGTGACGGTGGAGGGGATGGACGTGACGACGACGCCCGGCGACGTGCTGGCCCGCCGCCTGTCGATCCTGCGCCAGGACAACCAGATGACGGCGCGCCTGACCGTGCGGGACCTGATCGCCTTCGGCCGCTATCCCCACAGCAAGGGACGGCTGACGGTGGAGGACAGGGGCCATATCGAGCGGGTGATCCGTTACCTGGACCTGGAGGCGGTCGCCCACCGCTTCCTCGACGAGCTGTCCGGCGGCCAGCGCCAGCGGGCCTTCATCGCCATGGTGCTGTGCCAGGACACCGAATACATCCTGCTGGACGAGCCGTTGAACAACCTGGACATCAAGCACGCGGTGGCGATGATGAAGCTGTTCCGCCGCACCGCCGACGAGTTCCGCAAGACCGTGATCCTGGTGCTGCACGACATCAATTTCGCATCTTGCTATTCGGACCGCATCGTGGCGATGCGCGATGGACGCATCGCCTACGAAGGGCCGCCGGAGGAGATCATCACCCCCGACGTCATCCGCGACCTCTACGGCGTGGAGGCCGACATCCACGAAATCGACGGCCGGCGGATGGCGCTGTATTTCCGCTGA
- a CDS encoding ABC transporter permease, translating into MRGLVPAAAPVAAAVAAAVVVILLAAASLFVGVSDVSVGTLFGRVSDDAAQILLISRIPRTLALILAGAGMAVSGLILQLLARNKFVEPSTAGTAESAVFGMLMVTLLAPETPILGRMLVAGACALAGTALFLGILRQMPLRSPMIVPLVGIMLGAVITASTEFVAYRFDLMQSVRAWETGDFSGVLRGRYELLWIGAVLTAVAYAAADRFTVAGLGEDFTTNLGLDHRRVVSLGLVIVSLVTAAVIATCGMIPFLGLIVPNLVSLTLGDNMRRSLPWVALSGAALVLACDIAGRLVIRPYEIPIGTTMGIVGSAIFLYLLLRKNSHAG; encoded by the coding sequence ATGAGGGGACTCGTCCCGGCCGCCGCGCCTGTCGCCGCTGCCGTTGCCGCCGCAGTTGTCGTCATCCTGCTGGCGGCGGCCAGTCTGTTCGTCGGTGTCAGCGACGTATCCGTCGGCACCCTGTTCGGCCGTGTGTCGGACGACGCGGCGCAGATCCTGCTGATCAGCCGGATCCCGCGCACCTTGGCGCTGATCCTGGCCGGTGCGGGGATGGCGGTGTCCGGCCTGATCCTGCAGTTGCTGGCCCGCAACAAATTCGTCGAGCCCTCCACCGCAGGTACCGCGGAATCGGCGGTGTTCGGCATGCTGATGGTGACGCTGCTGGCACCGGAAACGCCGATCCTCGGCCGGATGCTGGTGGCTGGAGCCTGCGCGCTGGCCGGCACCGCGCTGTTCCTGGGCATCCTGCGGCAGATGCCGTTGCGCTCGCCGATGATCGTGCCGCTGGTCGGCATCATGCTGGGGGCGGTCATCACCGCGTCGACCGAGTTCGTCGCCTACCGTTTCGACCTGATGCAGTCGGTGCGCGCCTGGGAGACCGGCGACTTTTCCGGCGTGCTGCGCGGGCGGTACGAGCTGCTGTGGATCGGCGCCGTGCTGACCGCGGTGGCCTACGCCGCGGCCGACCGCTTCACCGTCGCCGGATTGGGGGAGGATTTCACCACGAACCTCGGCCTCGACCACCGGCGCGTCGTTTCGCTCGGGCTGGTCATCGTGTCGCTGGTCACCGCGGCGGTGATCGCCACCTGCGGCATGATCCCCTTTCTCGGCCTGATCGTGCCCAACTTGGTCAGCCTGACGCTGGGCGACAACATGCGCCGGTCGCTGCCTTGGGTGGCGCTGTCGGGTGCCGCGCTGGTGCTGGCCTGCGACATCGCCGGGCGGCTGGTGATCCGCCCCTACGAAATCCCCATCGGCACGACGATGGGCATCGTCGGCAGTGCGATCTTCCTCTATCTTCTGTTGCGGAAGAATAGTCATGCCGGTTGA
- a CDS encoding iron chelate uptake ABC transporter family permease subunit, with protein sequence MPVDRRPVHSRAMPPAILLAGLGGLTIAAIFFFLTLGARGNWGFILAFRGTKVAAMMLVGYAIAVSTVLFQTITNNRILTPSIMGFDFLYRLIQTVMVFQLGSATVAAFDPRLRFGIEVGAMVAFSWLLYRWLFSGSLRGLHLLMLVGIVFGVLFRSLAGFLQRVIDPNEFLVVQDRLFASFNRVDGQLLAVSALVVLAVSVAVWRNARVLDVLALGREAAINLGVDHRREVTRILVMVSVLVAVSTALVGPVTFFGLLVANLAYLLADTHRHRLILPVAALVASLTLMAGQLVLERLLGFNGALGIVIEFLGGIVFLVILVRRAAR encoded by the coding sequence ATGCCGGTTGATCGCCGACCGGTTCATAGCCGTGCGATGCCGCCGGCCATCCTGCTCGCCGGCCTCGGCGGGCTGACCATCGCGGCCATCTTCTTCTTCCTCACGCTGGGTGCGCGCGGCAACTGGGGCTTCATCCTGGCCTTCCGCGGGACCAAGGTCGCGGCGATGATGCTGGTCGGCTATGCCATCGCCGTCTCGACTGTCCTGTTCCAGACCATCACCAACAACCGGATCCTGACCCCGTCGATCATGGGGTTCGATTTCCTCTACCGGCTGATCCAGACGGTGATGGTCTTCCAGCTCGGCTCCGCCACCGTCGCCGCCTTCGATCCGCGCCTGCGCTTCGGGATCGAGGTGGGGGCGATGGTCGCCTTCTCCTGGCTGCTCTATCGCTGGCTGTTTTCCGGCAGCCTGCGCGGTCTGCACCTGCTGATGCTGGTCGGCATCGTCTTCGGCGTGCTGTTCCGCAGCCTTGCCGGCTTCCTGCAGAGGGTGATCGATCCCAACGAGTTCCTGGTGGTGCAGGACCGGCTGTTCGCCAGCTTCAACCGGGTGGACGGCCAATTGCTGGCGGTGTCGGCGCTGGTGGTCCTGGCGGTGTCGGTGGCGGTCTGGCGCAACGCGCGGGTGCTGGACGTGCTGGCGCTGGGGCGGGAGGCGGCGATCAACCTGGGCGTCGACCACCGGCGGGAGGTCACGCGCATCCTGGTGATGGTGTCGGTGCTGGTCGCGGTTTCCACCGCGCTGGTCGGGCCGGTGACCTTCTTCGGGCTTCTGGTCGCCAACCTGGCCTATCTGCTGGCCGACACGCATCGCCACCGGCTGATCCTGCCGGTCGCGGCGCTGGTCGCCAGTCTGACGCTGATGGCTGGCCAGCTGGTGCTGGAACGGCTGCTGGGCTTCAACGGAGCCCTCGGCATCGTCATCGAATTCCTGGGAGGCATCGTCTTCCTGGTCATCCTCGTGCGGAGAGCGGCCCGATGA
- a CDS encoding siderophore ABC transporter substrate-binding protein: MTIVTRRRDLLTAGLAIGFAGLTPLAMPRLAAAQTAATPGTVRHARGETRLAKAVGKVLCFDMASLDTLDVLGVPVAGAPTGLKPSHLARYDGPDYARIGTLFEPDYEAVNAADPDLIIVGGRSAPKYAELSAIAPTIDMTVKTERFIDSALDNAGTLGRIFGKDAEVKARADRLRASIADLRTVAAGAGRGLLVLTTGGKLSAYGPGSRFGVLHTEYGIVPAADGLDTANHGQAINFEFILQTNPDWLFVIDRDSAIGREGQSARQLLDNDIVRRTTAWQKGQVAYLDAANWYLIGGGLNALQKDVDGIEAALTGKA, from the coding sequence ATGACCATCGTGACACGCCGCAGAGACCTGTTGACGGCGGGCCTGGCGATCGGCTTTGCCGGCCTGACCCCTCTCGCGATGCCCCGGCTGGCAGCCGCCCAGACGGCGGCCACCCCCGGCACCGTGCGCCATGCCCGCGGCGAAACCAGGCTGGCGAAGGCGGTGGGCAAGGTCCTGTGCTTCGACATGGCCTCCCTCGATACGCTGGATGTGCTGGGTGTGCCGGTGGCGGGTGCGCCGACCGGGCTGAAGCCCTCCCATCTCGCCAGGTATGACGGCCCGGACTATGCCCGGATCGGCACGCTGTTCGAGCCGGACTACGAGGCGGTGAACGCGGCGGACCCCGACCTGATCATCGTCGGCGGGCGGTCCGCCCCCAAATATGCCGAGCTGTCGGCCATCGCGCCGACCATCGACATGACCGTGAAGACCGAGCGATTCATCGACAGCGCGCTGGACAATGCCGGCACGCTGGGCCGGATCTTTGGCAAGGACGCCGAGGTGAAGGCCCGCGCCGACAGGCTGCGCGCGTCGATCGCGGATCTGCGGACGGTCGCTGCCGGGGCGGGCCGGGGTCTGCTGGTGCTGACCACCGGCGGCAAGCTCAGCGCCTATGGGCCGGGGTCGCGCTTCGGGGTGCTCCACACCGAATACGGCATCGTGCCGGCGGCGGACGGCCTGGACACCGCCAACCACGGGCAGGCGATCAATTTCGAGTTCATCCTGCAGACCAACCCGGACTGGCTGTTCGTGATCGACCGGGACTCCGCCATCGGGCGCGAGGGCCAGTCCGCCCGCCAACTGCTGGACAACGACATCGTGCGCCGGACGACGGCCTGGCAAAAGGGGCAGGTCGCCTATCTGGACGCGGCGAACTGGTACCTGATCGGCGGCGGGCTGAACGCGTTGCAGAAAGATGTCGACGGCATCGAGGCGGCGCTGACGGGGAAGGCGTGA